In Eriocheir sinensis breed Jianghai 21 chromosome 8, ASM2467909v1, whole genome shotgun sequence, the following proteins share a genomic window:
- the LOC126995626 gene encoding late secretory pathway protein AVL9 homolog isoform X3, with protein sequence MEEKDRDPVALHVIVVGFHHKKGMQVDYAYPPLSENDECELPDQWHHLPSLCLPDGAHNHEADTIFFHLPHLTKPDQTVFGISCYRQIDAEKITNKSADITRNTVQKSVCVLSTLPIYGYIQERLQVTTKVYFKGADFSDVQDLKGLYHDLNTTNWRDKLSHVDHEDKYGVFVSDAVRVFGRNILVLFKLVLLERRVLFYHSPVGPLVRTITSLMALFPDNFPNGLAHAASMSNEAECTAEELEANETDKFDAPVEDDSGTIQITDIAKEADPNEDNLLLECDKLTEESEPSKIINVTNEDSIHSAELSAETIDSADSALSPSDDLSERRSSNSSLTSVTSRGSIMSPPEFNGAAANSTTTNITTKMVNLKGRLSGAFSYWTGREKSPTQEKPSATATPNPSPSEPGDDVPLSPTTGGSLSQDITEIEVDAASIPCQSPPEKFAALMPSDCGLPLEIFTKGNLLHPYLSLQYLDVLSAPTTRAFVVGASNTLFLHKRPLYDVLVQLEEGKIEIPDPELKRQLSLSTEDLRFAENIVRQVEAVCVSLNGNKAPNGTHPAINHPDVFLEGVGWVGGEEWLRYQFKVYLLSLLRSSVCPEGSREYEVFNGHFMTAWKGSHNFRVWVASGPYPSLMELTAGHPHAGHLSMTDMRIRLSHTIQGLDKSRRINQTLATTGTAVVKTKEAVGGALTSARGAISNLWSSFTTTNQSTGTTDSSLADSAMEATETQSTDMQEQENAVTATGDKNKSVDENKCEEEQDNPKVESIPTE encoded by the exons atggaggagaaagacagagatcCAGTTGCTCTCCATGTCATCGTTGTGGGGTTTCATCATAAGAAGGGGATGCAG GTTGACTATGCCTACCCACCCTTGTCTGAAAATGATGAGTGTGAGCTGCCAGACCAATGGCATCACCtgccctccctctgtctccctgaTGGCGCCCACAACCATGAGGCGGACACAATCTTCTTCCACCTGCCACACCTCACCAAGCCAGATCAAACAGTATTTGGAATATCTTGCTACAGACAAATAGATGCTGAG AAAATCACTAACAAGAGTGCAGATATTACTCGAAACACTGTCCAGAAATCTGTGTGTGTTCTGAGTACACTTCCTATCTATGGTTACATACAG GAACGTCTGCAAGTTACAACGAAAGTGTATTTTAAGGGAGCAGACTTCTCAGATGTGCAGGACCTAAAGGGACTTTATCATGATCTCAACACTACAAACTGGAGGGATAAACTTTCCCATG TTGATCATGAGGACAAGTATG GTGTGTTTGTGTCTGATGCCGTGCGGGTGTTTGGCCGCAACATTCTGGTCCTCTTCAAACTGGTACTACTGGAGCGACGGGTGCTCTTCTACCACAGTCCGGTGGGTCCGCTGGTCCGCACCATCACCTCCCTCATGGCCCTCTTCCCAGATAACTTTCCCAAtggcttggctcatgctgcttcAATGAG TAACGAAGCGGAGTGTACCGCAGAAGAATTAGAAGCAAATGAAACTGACAAATTTGATGCACCTGTTGAAGATGACAGTGGCACAATACAAATAACAGACATTGCAAAG GAAGCAGACCCCAATGAAGATAACTTACTGTTGGAATGTGATAAGTTGACAGAAGAGTCAGAACCAAGCAAAATCATCAATGTTACAAATGAAGACAGTATTCACAGTGCTGAGCTTAGTGCTGAGACCATTGATTCTGCTGATTCAGCTT TGTCACCAAGCGACGACCTCAGTGAAAGACGCAGCAGTAACTCAAGTCTTACTTCGGTCACCTCCCGCGGCTCTATCATGTCCCCTCCGGAGTTTAATGGAGCAGCTGCTAACAGCACAacaacaaacatcaccaccaaaatGGTCAACCTGAAGGGCAGACTAAGTGGAGCATTCAGTTACTGGACAGGAAGGGAAAAGTCTCCAACACAAGAAAAGCCAT CTGCAACAGCTACTCCAAACCCATCACCAAGCGAAccaggagatgatgttcctctcTCCCCCACTACTGGAGGCTCACTTTCCCAAGATATCACGGAAATTGAAGTAGACGCTGCTAGTATCCCTTGTCAGTCTCCTCCTGAGAAGTTTGCTGCACTTATGCCATCAGATTGTGGCCTACCTCTTGAAATCTTCACAAAA GGAAACTTGCTTCATCCCTACCTCTCATTGCAATACCTAGATGTCTTGAGTGCTCCAACAACTCGAGCATTTGTTGTAGGAGCTTCAAACACACTGTTCCTCCACAAACGGCCCCTGTATGATGTTCTTGTTCAA ctagaagagggaaagatagagattCCAGACCCTGAACTGAAGCGACAGCTTAGTCTGTCCACAGAAGATCTTCGTTTTGCAGAAAACATTGTTCGTCAG GTTGAGGCTGTTTGTGTATCCTTGAATGGAAACAAAGCCCCAAATGGCACCCATCCTGCCATTAACCATCCAGACGTGTTCCTTGAGGGAGTGGGATGGGTTGGTGGAGAAGAATGGCTCCGCTACCAGTTCAAAgtttaccttctttctcttctgcggtCATCCGTGTGTCCAG agGGAAGCAGAGAGTATGAAGTGTTCAACGGACACTTCATGACTGCGTGGAAAGGGTCTCACAACTTCCGTGTGTGGGTGGCATCtggtccctacccttccctcatgGAACTAACAGCAGGGCACCCTCATGCTGGGCACCTCTCAATGACAGACATGAGGATAAGACTTTCACA CACCATACAGGGTCTTGACAAGAGCCGTCGCATAAATCAAACACTTGCCACAACTGGGACAGCTGTGGTTAAAACAAAGGAAGCTGTAG gGGGTGCTCTGACCTCTGCACGTGGGGCTATCAGCAATTTGTGGTCATCCTTCACGACTACCAACCAAAGCACAGGTACCACTGATTCTTCATTAGCAGACTCAGCCATGGAAGCCACTGAAACACAGTCCACTGATATGCAAGAACAAGAGAATGCAGTGACAGCAACAG gAGACAAAAACAAATCTGTGGATGAGAACAAGTGTGAGGAAGAGCAAGATAACCCAAAAGTGGAGTCCATACCCACAGAGTAA
- the LOC126995626 gene encoding late secretory pathway protein AVL9 homolog isoform X2 has protein sequence MEEKDRDPVALHVIVVGFHHKKGMQVDYAYPPLSENDECELPDQWHHLPSLCLPDGAHNHEADTIFFHLPHLTKPDQTVFGISCYRQIDAEKITNKSADITRNTVQKSVCVLSTLPIYGYIQERLQVTTKVYFKGADFSDVQDLKGLYHDLNTTNWRDKLSHGVFVSDAVRVFGRNILVLFKLVLLERRVLFYHSPVGPLVRTITSLMALFPDNFPNGLAHAASMRSRGLLGLAPLLPNPDEADYKDVCYAEDALTAGVGSNEAECTAEELEANETDKFDAPVEDDSGTIQITDIAKEADPNEDNLLLECDKLTEESEPSKIINVTNEDSIHSAELSAETIDSADSALSPSDDLSERRSSNSSLTSVTSRGSIMSPPEFNGAAANSTTTNITTKMVNLKGRLSGAFSYWTGREKSPTQEKPSATATPNPSPSEPGDDVPLSPTTGGSLSQDITEIEVDAASIPCQSPPEKFAALMPSDCGLPLEIFTKGNLLHPYLSLQYLDVLSAPTTRAFVVGASNTLFLHKRPLYDVLVQLEEGKIEIPDPELKRQLSLSTEDLRFAENIVRQVEAVCVSLNGNKAPNGTHPAINHPDVFLEGVGWVGGEEWLRYQFKVYLLSLLRSSVCPEGSREYEVFNGHFMTAWKGSHNFRVWVASGPYPSLMELTAGHPHAGHLSMTDMRIRLSHTIQGLDKSRRINQTLATTGTAVVKTKEAVGGALTSARGAISNLWSSFTTTNQSTGTTDSSLADSAMEATETQSTDMQEQENAVTATGDKNKSVDENKCEEEQDNPKVESIPTE, from the exons atggaggagaaagacagagatcCAGTTGCTCTCCATGTCATCGTTGTGGGGTTTCATCATAAGAAGGGGATGCAG GTTGACTATGCCTACCCACCCTTGTCTGAAAATGATGAGTGTGAGCTGCCAGACCAATGGCATCACCtgccctccctctgtctccctgaTGGCGCCCACAACCATGAGGCGGACACAATCTTCTTCCACCTGCCACACCTCACCAAGCCAGATCAAACAGTATTTGGAATATCTTGCTACAGACAAATAGATGCTGAG AAAATCACTAACAAGAGTGCAGATATTACTCGAAACACTGTCCAGAAATCTGTGTGTGTTCTGAGTACACTTCCTATCTATGGTTACATACAG GAACGTCTGCAAGTTACAACGAAAGTGTATTTTAAGGGAGCAGACTTCTCAGATGTGCAGGACCTAAAGGGACTTTATCATGATCTCAACACTACAAACTGGAGGGATAAACTTTCCCATG GTGTGTTTGTGTCTGATGCCGTGCGGGTGTTTGGCCGCAACATTCTGGTCCTCTTCAAACTGGTACTACTGGAGCGACGGGTGCTCTTCTACCACAGTCCGGTGGGTCCGCTGGTCCGCACCATCACCTCCCTCATGGCCCTCTTCCCAGATAACTTTCCCAAtggcttggctcatgctgcttcAATGAG GTCACGAGGTCTTCTAGGCCTAGCCCCACTACTGCCCAACCCAGATGAAGCAGATTATAAGGATGTGTGTTATGCTGAAGATGCTCTCACAGCTGGGGTTGGCAG TAACGAAGCGGAGTGTACCGCAGAAGAATTAGAAGCAAATGAAACTGACAAATTTGATGCACCTGTTGAAGATGACAGTGGCACAATACAAATAACAGACATTGCAAAG GAAGCAGACCCCAATGAAGATAACTTACTGTTGGAATGTGATAAGTTGACAGAAGAGTCAGAACCAAGCAAAATCATCAATGTTACAAATGAAGACAGTATTCACAGTGCTGAGCTTAGTGCTGAGACCATTGATTCTGCTGATTCAGCTT TGTCACCAAGCGACGACCTCAGTGAAAGACGCAGCAGTAACTCAAGTCTTACTTCGGTCACCTCCCGCGGCTCTATCATGTCCCCTCCGGAGTTTAATGGAGCAGCTGCTAACAGCACAacaacaaacatcaccaccaaaatGGTCAACCTGAAGGGCAGACTAAGTGGAGCATTCAGTTACTGGACAGGAAGGGAAAAGTCTCCAACACAAGAAAAGCCAT CTGCAACAGCTACTCCAAACCCATCACCAAGCGAAccaggagatgatgttcctctcTCCCCCACTACTGGAGGCTCACTTTCCCAAGATATCACGGAAATTGAAGTAGACGCTGCTAGTATCCCTTGTCAGTCTCCTCCTGAGAAGTTTGCTGCACTTATGCCATCAGATTGTGGCCTACCTCTTGAAATCTTCACAAAA GGAAACTTGCTTCATCCCTACCTCTCATTGCAATACCTAGATGTCTTGAGTGCTCCAACAACTCGAGCATTTGTTGTAGGAGCTTCAAACACACTGTTCCTCCACAAACGGCCCCTGTATGATGTTCTTGTTCAA ctagaagagggaaagatagagattCCAGACCCTGAACTGAAGCGACAGCTTAGTCTGTCCACAGAAGATCTTCGTTTTGCAGAAAACATTGTTCGTCAG GTTGAGGCTGTTTGTGTATCCTTGAATGGAAACAAAGCCCCAAATGGCACCCATCCTGCCATTAACCATCCAGACGTGTTCCTTGAGGGAGTGGGATGGGTTGGTGGAGAAGAATGGCTCCGCTACCAGTTCAAAgtttaccttctttctcttctgcggtCATCCGTGTGTCCAG agGGAAGCAGAGAGTATGAAGTGTTCAACGGACACTTCATGACTGCGTGGAAAGGGTCTCACAACTTCCGTGTGTGGGTGGCATCtggtccctacccttccctcatgGAACTAACAGCAGGGCACCCTCATGCTGGGCACCTCTCAATGACAGACATGAGGATAAGACTTTCACA CACCATACAGGGTCTTGACAAGAGCCGTCGCATAAATCAAACACTTGCCACAACTGGGACAGCTGTGGTTAAAACAAAGGAAGCTGTAG gGGGTGCTCTGACCTCTGCACGTGGGGCTATCAGCAATTTGTGGTCATCCTTCACGACTACCAACCAAAGCACAGGTACCACTGATTCTTCATTAGCAGACTCAGCCATGGAAGCCACTGAAACACAGTCCACTGATATGCAAGAACAAGAGAATGCAGTGACAGCAACAG gAGACAAAAACAAATCTGTGGATGAGAACAAGTGTGAGGAAGAGCAAGATAACCCAAAAGTGGAGTCCATACCCACAGAGTAA
- the LOC126995626 gene encoding late secretory pathway protein AVL9 homolog isoform X1, with amino-acid sequence MEEKDRDPVALHVIVVGFHHKKGMQVDYAYPPLSENDECELPDQWHHLPSLCLPDGAHNHEADTIFFHLPHLTKPDQTVFGISCYRQIDAEKITNKSADITRNTVQKSVCVLSTLPIYGYIQERLQVTTKVYFKGADFSDVQDLKGLYHDLNTTNWRDKLSHVDHEDKYGVFVSDAVRVFGRNILVLFKLVLLERRVLFYHSPVGPLVRTITSLMALFPDNFPNGLAHAASMRSRGLLGLAPLLPNPDEADYKDVCYAEDALTAGVGSNEAECTAEELEANETDKFDAPVEDDSGTIQITDIAKEADPNEDNLLLECDKLTEESEPSKIINVTNEDSIHSAELSAETIDSADSALSPSDDLSERRSSNSSLTSVTSRGSIMSPPEFNGAAANSTTTNITTKMVNLKGRLSGAFSYWTGREKSPTQEKPSATATPNPSPSEPGDDVPLSPTTGGSLSQDITEIEVDAASIPCQSPPEKFAALMPSDCGLPLEIFTKGNLLHPYLSLQYLDVLSAPTTRAFVVGASNTLFLHKRPLYDVLVQLEEGKIEIPDPELKRQLSLSTEDLRFAENIVRQVEAVCVSLNGNKAPNGTHPAINHPDVFLEGVGWVGGEEWLRYQFKVYLLSLLRSSVCPEGSREYEVFNGHFMTAWKGSHNFRVWVASGPYPSLMELTAGHPHAGHLSMTDMRIRLSHTIQGLDKSRRINQTLATTGTAVVKTKEAVGGALTSARGAISNLWSSFTTTNQSTGTTDSSLADSAMEATETQSTDMQEQENAVTATGDKNKSVDENKCEEEQDNPKVESIPTE; translated from the exons atggaggagaaagacagagatcCAGTTGCTCTCCATGTCATCGTTGTGGGGTTTCATCATAAGAAGGGGATGCAG GTTGACTATGCCTACCCACCCTTGTCTGAAAATGATGAGTGTGAGCTGCCAGACCAATGGCATCACCtgccctccctctgtctccctgaTGGCGCCCACAACCATGAGGCGGACACAATCTTCTTCCACCTGCCACACCTCACCAAGCCAGATCAAACAGTATTTGGAATATCTTGCTACAGACAAATAGATGCTGAG AAAATCACTAACAAGAGTGCAGATATTACTCGAAACACTGTCCAGAAATCTGTGTGTGTTCTGAGTACACTTCCTATCTATGGTTACATACAG GAACGTCTGCAAGTTACAACGAAAGTGTATTTTAAGGGAGCAGACTTCTCAGATGTGCAGGACCTAAAGGGACTTTATCATGATCTCAACACTACAAACTGGAGGGATAAACTTTCCCATG TTGATCATGAGGACAAGTATG GTGTGTTTGTGTCTGATGCCGTGCGGGTGTTTGGCCGCAACATTCTGGTCCTCTTCAAACTGGTACTACTGGAGCGACGGGTGCTCTTCTACCACAGTCCGGTGGGTCCGCTGGTCCGCACCATCACCTCCCTCATGGCCCTCTTCCCAGATAACTTTCCCAAtggcttggctcatgctgcttcAATGAG GTCACGAGGTCTTCTAGGCCTAGCCCCACTACTGCCCAACCCAGATGAAGCAGATTATAAGGATGTGTGTTATGCTGAAGATGCTCTCACAGCTGGGGTTGGCAG TAACGAAGCGGAGTGTACCGCAGAAGAATTAGAAGCAAATGAAACTGACAAATTTGATGCACCTGTTGAAGATGACAGTGGCACAATACAAATAACAGACATTGCAAAG GAAGCAGACCCCAATGAAGATAACTTACTGTTGGAATGTGATAAGTTGACAGAAGAGTCAGAACCAAGCAAAATCATCAATGTTACAAATGAAGACAGTATTCACAGTGCTGAGCTTAGTGCTGAGACCATTGATTCTGCTGATTCAGCTT TGTCACCAAGCGACGACCTCAGTGAAAGACGCAGCAGTAACTCAAGTCTTACTTCGGTCACCTCCCGCGGCTCTATCATGTCCCCTCCGGAGTTTAATGGAGCAGCTGCTAACAGCACAacaacaaacatcaccaccaaaatGGTCAACCTGAAGGGCAGACTAAGTGGAGCATTCAGTTACTGGACAGGAAGGGAAAAGTCTCCAACACAAGAAAAGCCAT CTGCAACAGCTACTCCAAACCCATCACCAAGCGAAccaggagatgatgttcctctcTCCCCCACTACTGGAGGCTCACTTTCCCAAGATATCACGGAAATTGAAGTAGACGCTGCTAGTATCCCTTGTCAGTCTCCTCCTGAGAAGTTTGCTGCACTTATGCCATCAGATTGTGGCCTACCTCTTGAAATCTTCACAAAA GGAAACTTGCTTCATCCCTACCTCTCATTGCAATACCTAGATGTCTTGAGTGCTCCAACAACTCGAGCATTTGTTGTAGGAGCTTCAAACACACTGTTCCTCCACAAACGGCCCCTGTATGATGTTCTTGTTCAA ctagaagagggaaagatagagattCCAGACCCTGAACTGAAGCGACAGCTTAGTCTGTCCACAGAAGATCTTCGTTTTGCAGAAAACATTGTTCGTCAG GTTGAGGCTGTTTGTGTATCCTTGAATGGAAACAAAGCCCCAAATGGCACCCATCCTGCCATTAACCATCCAGACGTGTTCCTTGAGGGAGTGGGATGGGTTGGTGGAGAAGAATGGCTCCGCTACCAGTTCAAAgtttaccttctttctcttctgcggtCATCCGTGTGTCCAG agGGAAGCAGAGAGTATGAAGTGTTCAACGGACACTTCATGACTGCGTGGAAAGGGTCTCACAACTTCCGTGTGTGGGTGGCATCtggtccctacccttccctcatgGAACTAACAGCAGGGCACCCTCATGCTGGGCACCTCTCAATGACAGACATGAGGATAAGACTTTCACA CACCATACAGGGTCTTGACAAGAGCCGTCGCATAAATCAAACACTTGCCACAACTGGGACAGCTGTGGTTAAAACAAAGGAAGCTGTAG gGGGTGCTCTGACCTCTGCACGTGGGGCTATCAGCAATTTGTGGTCATCCTTCACGACTACCAACCAAAGCACAGGTACCACTGATTCTTCATTAGCAGACTCAGCCATGGAAGCCACTGAAACACAGTCCACTGATATGCAAGAACAAGAGAATGCAGTGACAGCAACAG gAGACAAAAACAAATCTGTGGATGAGAACAAGTGTGAGGAAGAGCAAGATAACCCAAAAGTGGAGTCCATACCCACAGAGTAA